A window of the Cystobacter fuscus genome harbors these coding sequences:
- a CDS encoding SMI1/KNR4 family protein, giving the protein MWGAPLEQAWLRYREWLQGNAPELANQLRPPANEASIQGLEEVVGGPLPIEVTQWWRLNDGQGDGEMGVLAGFQFLSVAEAQAEWRQWAGLRAHSSARELQDLNKSALSLAPGAIQRVYTHPGWVPLWKEPLEGNYLGVDLAPGPQGHVGQVINFGRDEDDKAVLARSLAELIEWLDRQAEQGCVRPHSVRTRSGKQLLELRHVRGRVLTVLLQEAREKLRRGGD; this is encoded by the coding sequence ATGTGGGGCGCTCCGCTCGAGCAAGCGTGGCTGCGCTACCGGGAGTGGTTGCAAGGGAATGCGCCGGAGTTGGCCAACCAACTCCGTCCACCCGCCAACGAGGCCAGCATCCAGGGACTCGAGGAGGTCGTTGGCGGTCCCCTCCCGATAGAGGTGACTCAGTGGTGGAGGCTGAACGACGGCCAGGGCGATGGGGAGATGGGAGTGCTCGCCGGCTTCCAATTTCTCTCGGTGGCCGAGGCCCAGGCCGAGTGGAGACAGTGGGCCGGGCTGCGTGCGCACAGTTCCGCCCGCGAGTTGCAGGATTTGAACAAATCCGCGCTCTCCCTGGCTCCGGGCGCCATTCAGCGTGTGTACACCCACCCGGGGTGGGTGCCGCTGTGGAAGGAACCTCTGGAGGGCAACTACCTCGGAGTGGATCTCGCCCCAGGACCCCAAGGTCATGTCGGTCAGGTGATCAACTTCGGGCGGGACGAGGATGACAAGGCCGTGCTGGCCCGCTCACTGGCGGAGCTGATCGAATGGCTCGACAGACAGGCCGAGCAGGGCTGCGTGCGCCCACATTCAGTCCGGACACGCTCCGGGAAGCAGTTGCTCGAACTAAGACATGTGCGCGGCCGCGTGTTGACCGTGCTGTTGCAGGAGGCTCGAGAGAAACTGAGACGGGGTGGTGATTGA
- a CDS encoding ISL3 family transposase: MAGPRLREVLGRVLRIQGLSVQGARLEAKGVVVEVRPRQRKPRCGVCGRPAPGYDTSPGRLWRHLALGQTIFWLHYAPRRVHCREHGVRVERVAWAAHDSSFTRAFEELVAWQAQRLDKSSICRLLGINWRTVGTIIERIVEERLSPGRLEGLQIIGVDELGWKAGHKYVSLVVDHLRSRVVWVGEGKNEETLDAFFDELGEERTKELTHATMDLSAAFSKAVGNRAPHVRKVFDRFHVQKLANEALDTVRRQEVREQAGSQEGKALKQSRWALLKNPWNLTVRQGEKLSELKKTNQTLYRAYLLKESLARGMDYVQPKRASEHLDKWCQWASHSRLAPFAKLAKTVQRHKDGILAYVETGLSNGVVEGINNKIRALSRRAYGFRNPKAFRAMILLCCGGMEFTPPLPVAA, encoded by the coding sequence GTGGCGGGGCCAAGGCTGCGAGAGGTGCTGGGGCGGGTGTTGCGCATCCAGGGGCTGAGTGTGCAAGGGGCCCGGCTGGAGGCCAAGGGAGTGGTGGTGGAGGTGCGCCCGCGCCAGCGCAAGCCTCGCTGCGGAGTGTGCGGCCGGCCCGCCCCCGGCTACGACACGAGCCCTGGGCGGTTGTGGCGGCACCTGGCGCTGGGACAAACCATCTTCTGGCTGCATTACGCCCCGCGCCGTGTGCACTGCCGCGAGCATGGGGTGAGAGTGGAGCGGGTGGCCTGGGCGGCGCACGACTCGAGCTTCACGCGGGCCTTCGAGGAGCTGGTGGCCTGGCAGGCGCAACGCCTGGACAAGTCCTCCATCTGCCGGCTGCTGGGCATCAACTGGCGCACGGTGGGCACCATCATCGAGCGCATTGTCGAGGAGCGCCTGTCGCCAGGCCGCCTGGAGGGGTTGCAAATCATTGGAGTGGACGAGCTGGGCTGGAAAGCCGGGCACAAGTACGTGAGCCTGGTGGTGGACCACCTGCGCTCGCGAGTCGTCTGGGTGGGAGAGGGGAAGAACGAAGAGACCCTGGACGCCTTCTTCGACGAGCTGGGAGAGGAGAGGACGAAGGAGTTGACGCACGCGACGATGGACCTGTCGGCGGCCTTCAGCAAGGCGGTGGGCAACCGTGCCCCACATGTGCGCAAGGTGTTCGACCGGTTCCACGTGCAGAAGCTGGCGAACGAAGCGCTGGATACGGTGCGCCGGCAAGAGGTGCGCGAGCAGGCGGGGAGCCAGGAGGGAAAGGCGCTCAAACAGAGCCGCTGGGCGTTGCTGAAGAATCCGTGGAACCTGACGGTGCGCCAGGGAGAGAAGCTCAGCGAGTTGAAGAAGACGAACCAGACGCTCTACCGGGCCTATCTGCTCAAGGAAAGCCTGGCACGGGGCATGGACTACGTGCAGCCCAAGCGAGCCTCGGAGCACCTGGACAAGTGGTGTCAATGGGCCAGCCACTCCAGGCTCGCCCCCTTCGCGAAGCTGGCGAAGACAGTCCAGCGGCACAAGGACGGCATTCTCGCCTACGTGGAGACGGGACTGAGCAACGGAGTGGTGGAGGGAATCAACAACAAGATTCGAGCCCTCAGCCGCCGCGCCTATGGCTTCCGCAATCCCAAGGCATTCAGGGCGATGATACTGCTGTGCTGCGGGGGCATGGAGTTCACTCCGCCGTTGCCAGTAGCGGCATAG
- a CDS encoding DNA/RNA non-specific endonuclease, whose protein sequence is MLGKDEMFLSDGTSMPEGTRRVEYGNGDAVYHVDSKGRTIHAEGVLDPPTTYEKEGLSSSIRPEGLQTGVDHRGHLVPERGAAHADNVNVQENVIAEHGTKSNLSTKKRWENQAIEYAKENPGSRSIHEPQYHGDEMRPHEVIHDLVGPDGNRVPGFRTTIANPRN, encoded by the coding sequence GTGCTCGGCAAGGACGAGATGTTCCTGTCGGATGGAACGTCTATGCCTGAGGGCACCCGTCGCGTCGAGTATGGCAACGGGGATGCCGTCTACCATGTAGACTCCAAGGGCCGCACCATCCATGCCGAGGGCGTGTTGGATCCTCCTACCACCTATGAGAAGGAGGGGCTGTCCAGCAGCATCAGGCCCGAGGGACTCCAGACGGGGGTCGACCACCGTGGCCACTTGGTCCCCGAGCGTGGCGCGGCTCATGCCGATAACGTCAACGTCCAAGAGAACGTGATCGCCGAGCATGGGACCAAATCCAACCTGAGCACCAAGAAGCGCTGGGAGAACCAGGCCATCGAGTACGCCAAGGAAAATCCGGGCAGCAGGTCCATTCACGAGCCTCAATATCATGGCGACGAGATGCGACCCCACGAAGTCATCCATGACCTCGTGGGGCCGGATGGAAATAGAGTGCCAGGATTCCGAACGACTATTGCCAACCCCAGGAACTGA